The Roseofilum capinflatum BLCC-M114 genome contains the following window.
TACCACGGGCACATTGCCACCGGGACGCAGGAGAATTGACCCCATGTGGGCGCTCCCCACTTCTGCTTGCTGTTTGCGGTTGATTGCCGACTGTAAGAGGCGATCGCTCGCTAACATCACCTTAGCTCCCGGATTGGGGGACTGGCGAGGGTTAAGAAATCCTAAGTTGGGGTGAAAATACCCAATTACATCTACCGTCACTTCATACAATTCTGGATTTTTATCCGTAAATCCGACTAAAGCGGCGATCGCCTCTGGACTGGTTTCTGGATCTGCAAAGATGCGATCGGGTAAGTGATCGATTAGACTTATCTTTGATATTTTGCCGAGAATTTCCCGCTCTCGATCCCCAGAAACCAACGAATAATAAACAAATTCCCCGATTTTGACTTGGCGATTATTCGTTGTAATAAACACATATTGATTTCCCGTTTCACCTGGGCCTTTGACGGTTCCAATAATGGGGGAAGAAAGGGTGGGCGGGAATTCTGGGGAGTCTTGTACCTGGGTCATGGCCTAGCCTAGGTTGATTGCTTACGAAAAGATTAAAAAAAGATAAAAAAAGAGGCACTTTGGACGAAATGGCTTGCCTGGGGAAAAAGTTTGCGGAATTTTCGGATTTCTTTTGGTAGAACCTTATTGTACCCTGTGATTAGGCTTTGTGGATTAGAAATCTTCCCCAATGGATTAAAGAATTAGAGTTAGTTTCAACCCTTTTCTATTCGCCATTGAGCCATAGATATCTGATTCGATCTTAACCCTTTTACGGTTTTTTTCACTGATTCTTCATCAATCTGGGGGTACAACACCATGATGCCACACAATGTTCTGAAAGCAAGGGAAAACACGGATATGAATTGTACCCTTAAGGTGAACTCCACCCATTATAACCTACCCTATCTCTTAAAATCTCTTGATGCTTGTCCTCCAGAGTGGAATCATGATATGGAAAATCATAACGTAGACTGGGAGATGGCATCACTAGAAACTGACGCTTCTGTATCCCATGCGGGGCCAGCCATGTCCCAGAGGTTGCGCCAAGTCCAGGTCTTAGTCGCTGAACGCACAGCCCAACTGGAATTAAGCCTCAAGGTGCAGGCGAAACTCTATGAACAAACTCGCCGCCAGGTGGAAGAACTGCGTCATCTTAATGAACTAAAAGATGAATTTTTAAGTACCATTAGTCATGAATTGCGGACTCCTTTAACCAGCATGAGCTTGGCGATCCGGATGTTACGTCAACCGGGAATTTCGCCCGATCGCCAACAAAAATATCTGGAAATTTTAGAGAGCCAATGCCAACAGGAAATCCATCTGATCAATGACTTACTAGCCCTGCAAGAATTGGAAGAACAGACGGTGGACATGGAGCGTCAAGCCTTGGAACTGCAAGGGCTGATGGATAACATGACCGCCGGATTTGAGAGTCAATGGAGCCATAAGCAGTTGACTTTAGACCTAGAAATCGCCCCAGACGTGAAAACCGTGGAAACAGAACCCGAAAGCCTCAAGCGCATTCTGGCAGAACTATTAACCAATGCGGGCAAATTCTCTGATGTCCAGACTCAGGTGAAGATCGCCGTCGAACCCTATCACGCAGAGGGGATAGAGGGGG
Protein-coding sequences here:
- a CDS encoding sensor histidine kinase, producing the protein MNCTLKVNSTHYNLPYLLKSLDACPPEWNHDMENHNVDWEMASLETDASVSHAGPAMSQRLRQVQVLVAERTAQLELSLKVQAKLYEQTRRQVEELRHLNELKDEFLSTISHELRTPLTSMSLAIRMLRQPGISPDRQQKYLEILESQCQQEIHLINDLLALQELEEQTVDMERQALELQGLMDNMTAGFESQWSHKQLTLDLEIAPDVKTVETEPESLKRILAELLTNAGKFSDVQTQVKIAVEPYHAEGIEGVQVAIANQGIGIEEQELPEIFHKFRRGTGITDRAIAGTGLGLALVKALVEQLGGTITVSSQPLNSRSSWETCFTLILPQS